A genomic segment from Spinacia oleracea cultivar Varoflay chromosome 3, BTI_SOV_V1, whole genome shotgun sequence encodes:
- the LOC130470042 gene encoding uncharacterized protein, with translation MSWPLRKILNSQSLIDSIGGWSAVSKGGVFSIQIMYHLLMGPCDKVSWRRIIFHNKASPKSLFVSWLAVLGRLPTLDRLLKWKIVDSNVCPLCSCMPESTQHLFFECSYSAAIWSSVLACLQFHKPVSQLDNEVVLMTRAAKRTGDRFKLLLMFFAECLYGIWLQRNAKVYTHSCRSPLDLLRDIKYRVACRATDQQRNLLLM, from the coding sequence ATGTCTTGGCCTTTGAGGAAAATTCTGAACTCTCAGAGTTTAATAGATAGCATTGGAGGGTGGAGTGCAGTGAGTAAGGGAGGTGTCTTTTCCATCCAAATCATGTATCATCTGCTGATGGGGCCATGTGATAAAGTCAGCTGGAGGAGAATCATTTTCCATAATAAAGCTTCCCCAAAAAGTTTATTTGTCTCTTGGCTTGCTGTTTTGGGAAGATTGCCTACACTGGATAGACTTCTCAAGTGGAAAATTGTGGACTCTAATGTGTGTCCTTTATGTTCTTGTATGCCAGAGTCTACTCAACATCTGTTTTTTGAGTGTAGCTACTCTGCTGCTATCTGGTCTTCAGTTCTTGCTTGTTTACAGTTTCACAAACCTGTTTCTCAGCTTGATAATGAAGTGGTGTTGATGACAAGAGCTGCCAAAAGAACTGGTGACAGATTCAAGTTGCTTCTGATGTTCTTTGCTGAATGTCTTTATGGAATATGGCTGCAAAGAAATGCAAAAGTCTACACTCATTCCTGCAGAAGTCCCCTTGATCTGCTTAGAGATATCAAATATCGAGTGGCATGTAGAGCCACTGATCAGCAAAGAAACTTGCTCTTGATGTAA